A genomic segment from Equus przewalskii isolate Varuska chromosome X, EquPr2, whole genome shotgun sequence encodes:
- the LOC103565690 gene encoding uncharacterized protein CXorf49 homolog has protein sequence MSSPDEESVLGTGFDPEGGERAVVCSAEPRALRTADLGPALGAPRSGEGEGGFLEPEGLESERHVMDSGGLVLRSRQGGPSFPADDRGAAVDSASRRAPRSAVNIVQQLTERGVWGVWRYRYPESCAARGSTVWAGPEAGAGFRGAPAPSWVASQPSSTAPLHFRGPEGSRAWGNPERGGRSRMGGPAGRGQPSAGGPVKLPSDPESSDEAREIQLTRMSFYPKEGGQAKTSGPEDPGDPPRRFSFPTRENLPHVPGSFLSSAARASTLAAERQTVGEMDFSSSQKVECVFWRKMGNRPSYQAADTAATASVLSRATPWKKAALGKKCPGAASQVAQGRIFPSWGQRASAAPPDPATFPPLCGVPLLVRRKKYPLAPAGTKQSKQPGTGEKSVARRTMESQPVEVAEEDIDPNSDPAPQGQPLAHRPEPCSPCMHREEGSSGDLNTRAAPQVPGNPQSLAPSQGNTVPREPAPSGDQEPLDRPPRPEGQQQPPGAEGCPRCLELQREVDDLKEQLAAVLSMADKFQSL, from the exons ATGAGCTCCCCCGACGAGGAGTCTGTCTTGGGTACGGGTTTCGACCCGGAGGGCGGGGAGCGGGCGGTCGTCTGCTCGGCCGAACCCAGAGCCCTGCGGACAGCCGATCTAGGTCCTGCTTTGGGGGCGCCGCGGAGCGGCGAGGGCGAGGGCGGGTTCCTAGAGCCCGAGGGCTTGGAGTCCGAGCGGCATGTCATGGACTCGGGAGGGCTGGTGCTCCGGAGCCGCCAAGGTGGACCCAGCTTCCCGGCCGACGACAGGGGCGCCGCGGTGGACTCCGCGTCCCGCCGGGCGCCGCGGTCTGCGGTAAACATCGTGCAGCAGCTGACCGAGCGGGGCGTTTGGGGCGTCTGGAGATACCGGTACCCTGAGAGCTGTGCCGCCCGAGGCTCCACCGTGTGGGCGGGCCCCGAGGCCGGTGCCGGTTTCCGAGGCGCTCCTGCCCCTAGCTGGGTGGCGTCGCAGCCCTCTTCCACCGCCCCTCTCCACTTCCGTGGGCCTGAGGGAAGCCGGGCCTGGGGGAACCCTGAAAGAGGCGGGAGGAGCAGGATGGGCGGCCCTGCGGGTCGTGGGCAGCCCTCGGCGGGAGGCCCAGTCAAGCTGCCCTCCGACCCAGAGTCATCAGACGAGGCCAGGGAGATACAGCTGACAAGAATGAGCTTTTACCCCAAAGAAGGCGGCCAAGCCAAGACCAGTGGACCCGAGGATCCTGGGGACCCACCCAGACGCTTCAGTTTTCCCACCAGGGAGAATTTACCCCACGTGCCGGGCTCTTTCCTGTCCTCCGCTGCCCGAGCGTCCACCTTGGCTGCGGAAAGGCAGACTGTTGGAGAGATGGACTTCTCTTCCTCCCAGAAAGTAGAGTGTGTATTCTGGCGCAAGATGGGGAACAGGCCCAGCTACCAGGCAGCTGACACCGCTGCCACTGCCAGTGTCCTGTCCCGGGCCACTCCTTGGAAGAAGGCGGCCCTGGGGAAGAAATGCCCGGGGGCTGCCTCACAGGTTGCCCAGGGGAGAATCTTTCCTTCCTGGGGGCAGAGAGCCTCGGCAGCTCCCCCGGACCCGGCCACGTTCCCGCCACTCTGTGGTGTCCCGCTGCTTGTGAGGCGCAAGAAGTATCCCTTGGCCCCTGCGGGAACCAAGCAATCCAAGCAGCCCGGCACTGGGGAGAAATCTGTGGCCAGGAGGACAATGGAGTCCCAGCCGGTGGAGGTGGCGGAAGAAGATATTGACCCAAACAGCGACCCAGCCCCACAGGGCCAA CCTCTAGCGCACAGACCAGAGCCATGTAGTCCATGCATGCATCGTGAAGAAGGCAGCAGTGGTGACCTCAACACCAGAGCTGCTCCCCAAGTTCCAGGAAACCCACAGTCCCTGGCCCCAAGCCAGGGAAATACTGTACCTAGGGAGCCTGCACCCTCTG GTGACCAGGAACCACTTGACCGACCTCCAAGACCAGAAGGGCAGCAGCAACCACCTGGAGCAGAGGGCTGTCCTCGG TGTCTCGAGCTACAGAGAGAAGTAGACGACCTTAAAGAGCAGCTTG CCGCTGTGCTGTCCATGGCTGACAAGTTCCAGAGCCTTTGA